The proteins below come from a single Cylindrospermopsis raciborskii Cr2010 genomic window:
- the ovoA gene encoding 5-histidylcysteine sulfoxide synthase, translated as MPTLSRLPHLASTQIINLDCCSRKNLLDYFNNSWELETTLLRSITHPDAFYLNPDPLRNRSIFYLGHSAVFYINKLVRVGLLPNPINPQFEILFEVGVDPETPDELELATQHIIWPDVDQVWEYRENARQAITEIIENTPLNLPIHAQHPLWALLMGIEHSRIHFETSSMLLRQLPVEYLRLPSGWNYAPSHGKIPPNQMQEIPGGLVKLGKKEDDLTFGWDSEYGSLEIVVRPFLASSNLITNGEFLQFIQAGGYENSEYWHGESWQWKQQNNVQHPKFWLLENSHNYKYRATFDILELPVDWPVEVNYYEAMAYCQWQGTRLMTEPEWNRAWEFSTNNQGDRTEENNYNLNLKYISPSPVGMFSKRSGLADLRGNVWEWLSSTFSPLPGFTTHYLYEDQSAPFFDGKHQMMVGGSWATNGTMALPCYRNWFRPYFYQHVGFRTAMSL; from the coding sequence ATGCCAACCCTATCCCGACTTCCTCATCTAGCATCTACCCAAATCATCAACCTAGATTGTTGTAGTAGGAAAAACCTGCTTGATTACTTTAACAACTCTTGGGAGTTAGAAACAACCCTATTAAGAAGCATCACTCACCCGGATGCTTTTTACCTGAATCCGGATCCTTTGAGAAACCGATCAATTTTTTATTTGGGACACTCAGCAGTTTTTTACATTAACAAGTTAGTTCGAGTTGGATTATTGCCAAATCCCATCAATCCCCAATTTGAGATTTTGTTCGAGGTTGGTGTTGACCCAGAAACACCTGATGAACTAGAATTGGCAACCCAACATATTATCTGGCCCGATGTAGACCAGGTTTGGGAATATAGAGAAAATGCCAGACAAGCAATTACTGAGATAATTGAAAATACACCTTTAAATTTGCCTATTCACGCCCAACATCCCCTATGGGCATTATTAATGGGAATTGAACACAGTCGCATACATTTTGAGACCTCTTCTATGCTGCTACGTCAGTTACCAGTTGAGTATTTAAGGTTGCCATCAGGATGGAATTATGCACCCAGTCATGGTAAAATACCCCCTAATCAAATGCAAGAAATTCCTGGTGGTTTAGTTAAATTAGGTAAGAAAGAAGATGATTTAACTTTTGGTTGGGATAGCGAATATGGCAGTTTAGAAATTGTAGTTCGACCGTTTTTAGCCAGTAGTAATCTGATTACCAATGGAGAATTTTTACAATTTATACAAGCTGGTGGCTATGAAAATTCAGAATATTGGCATGGTGAATCCTGGCAATGGAAACAACAAAATAATGTGCAACATCCTAAATTTTGGCTATTGGAAAATTCCCACAATTACAAGTATCGGGCAACTTTTGATATTTTAGAATTGCCTGTAGATTGGCCAGTGGAAGTCAATTATTATGAAGCAATGGCTTACTGTCAATGGCAAGGTACTCGTTTAATGACAGAACCAGAATGGAATCGGGCTTGGGAATTTTCCACCAATAACCAGGGAGATAGGACTGAGGAAAATAATTATAATCTCAACCTGAAATATATTTCTCCCAGTCCCGTGGGCATGTTTTCAAAAAGATCCGGGTTAGCTGACCTACGAGGAAACGTGTGGGAGTGGTTATCTAGTACATTTTCTCCCCTACCTGGATTTACCACCCATTATCTATATGAAGACCAGTCAGCACCATTTTTTGATGGTAAGCATCAAATGATGGTTGGTGGTTCTTGGGCTACAAATGGCACTATGGCCCTACCCTGTTATCGCAACTGGTTTCGCCCCTATTTCTATCAGCATGTGGGTTTTAGAACTGCCATGAGTTTGTAA
- a CDS encoding FtsW/RodA/SpoVE family cell cycle protein translates to MNLRQLIPFFDHSAGNWAPEARLLRWLTLLWLILGLIMLFSASYPVAAERQDDGLYYFKRQIIWVFVGLILFNWIVNTPLSKILAASHWFLFLFLLLIFLILVPGVGKKAFDAARWIAIGPIPIQPSELIKPFLVLQSARLFAQWEKLSPQVRLFWLGVFCLVLLGILAQPNLSTTALCGMTIWFIALASGIPYRYLVGTALGGFSLALLSMSIKEYQRRRVMSFLNPWADPTGDGYQLVQSLLAVGTGQTWGVGFGMSQQKLFYLPIQDTDFIFAVFAEEFGFVGGIVLLLVLGMFATLGLIIALKAKNPIHKLVATGVTVLIIGQSLLHIAVTTGAIPTTGLPLPMFSYGGNSMVASLMACSLLIRVARESSEAEILSLKKSD, encoded by the coding sequence GTGAACCTACGTCAACTCATTCCATTTTTTGATCATTCTGCTGGTAATTGGGCCCCGGAAGCACGTTTGTTGCGCTGGTTGACATTGCTATGGTTAATCCTGGGGTTAATTATGCTTTTTTCTGCATCTTATCCCGTAGCTGCTGAACGCCAGGATGATGGGTTGTATTACTTTAAACGTCAAATTATTTGGGTCTTTGTTGGTCTCATTTTATTTAACTGGATTGTAAATACCCCCTTATCTAAAATTTTAGCAGCATCCCATTGGTTTTTATTCCTATTTTTATTACTAATTTTCCTCATCCTTGTTCCCGGGGTAGGAAAAAAGGCTTTTGATGCAGCGCGGTGGATAGCCATTGGTCCTATTCCCATTCAACCATCAGAATTAATCAAGCCATTTTTAGTCCTACAAAGTGCTAGACTTTTTGCCCAGTGGGAAAAACTCTCCCCACAAGTTCGTCTGTTTTGGTTAGGTGTGTTTTGTTTAGTCCTGTTAGGGATTCTTGCCCAACCTAATCTTAGTACCACTGCGCTTTGTGGCATGACAATTTGGTTTATTGCTCTAGCCAGTGGCATACCCTACAGATACTTGGTAGGAACAGCATTAGGAGGGTTTTCCCTGGCATTATTAAGTATGAGTATTAAGGAGTACCAACGGCGTCGAGTCATGTCTTTTCTAAATCCTTGGGCTGATCCTACAGGGGATGGATATCAGTTGGTACAAAGTTTACTAGCAGTGGGTACAGGTCAAACCTGGGGAGTGGGATTTGGTATGTCCCAGCAGAAATTGTTTTATTTACCCATTCAAGATACGGATTTTATTTTTGCAGTTTTCGCTGAAGAGTTTGGTTTTGTGGGTGGTATAGTGCTTTTATTAGTGTTGGGTATGTTTGCAACCCTGGGATTAATAATTGCCTTGAAGGCTAAAAATCCCATTCACAAATTAGTAGCAACAGGTGTGACTGTACTTATAATTGGACAATCACTATTACATATTGCTGTTACAACAGGTGCCATACCAACCACGGGTTTACCTTTACCCATGTTTAGTTATGGGGGTAATTCCATGGTTGCCAGTTTAATGGCTTGCTCTTTATTAATTCGCGTTGCTAGAGAAAGTAGTGAAGCTGAGATTTTGTCGTTGAAAAAATCAGACTAA
- a CDS encoding phycobilisome rod-core linker polypeptide: MSVKASGGGSVARPQLYQTLPVATISQAEQQDRFLGRGELTELESYFASGAKRLEIAQVLTENSETIVSRAANRIFVGGSPMAFLEKPQEPEMALVGGSTMNVQEGMKLGTITYVESRGGFFESLRSIFNTSAGGPTPPGFRPINIARYGPSNMSKSLRDLSWFLRYATYAIVAGDPNIISVNTRGLREIIENACSGEATIVALQEIKVASLSFFRKDPVATEIVTQYMDVLLTEFQAPTPSTKVRQRPSADQQGLQLPQIYFNAAERRPKYVMKPGLSATEKTEVVKAAYRQIFERDITRAYSLSISDLESKVKNGSISMKEFVRRLAKSPLYQKQFYQPFINSRVIELAFRHILGRGPSSREEVQKYFAIISNGGLPALVDTLVDSREYSDYFGEETVPYIRGLGQEAQECRNWGPQQDLFKYSAPFRKVPQFITTFAAYEQPLPDQHPYGSGNDPLEIQFGAIFPKETRNPSSSPAPFGKDTRRILIHQGPGINNQLSNPKARGLAPSSLGAKVFKLDQLPGTIGKKSAKGASVKFSESSTQAVIKACYLQVFGRDVYEGQRLKVAEIKLENGEITVREFIRILAKSDLFRKMYWTSLYVCKAIEYIHRRLLGRPTYGREENNKYFDIASKKGFYAVVDAILDTVEYSESFGEDTVPYERYLTPAGLSLRQLRVGTIREDINKVEKEETPRFVELGAVKELRTQPSVDFRINQGVSKQREQTKVFKLIATDKLAVQTLIGAAYRQVFERDIPPYIIQNEFTDLESKLGNGEITVREFIQSLGGSGLYIKEFYTPYPNTKVIELGTKHFLGRAPLDQAEIRKYNQILATQGIKAFINAMVNTAEYAESFGEDTVPYRRFPTLPAANFPNTEKLYNQLTKQNDDLVVPSFETLQPRIKSENTPLLGNAIADLAIKAKQMDKSKPLFIELGRSFNDGRGQSVEVGVGTSRRKPARIYRMTVGTNKPEINQVINAIYVQVMDVFSGQIPDYIRRSDLDSRLRNGEITVREFVIELASSEIYRKRFYTPYPNTKVIEFLFRHILGRAPATQGEIRQYNKILADSGLRTAVETIVNTGEYSRYFGEDVVPYNRFPSLPAGNYLGSVKAEADLVKQSWSSLSPSVLTGRGTNR, translated from the coding sequence ATGAGTGTTAAGGCAAGTGGTGGAGGCTCCGTAGCACGTCCACAGTTATATCAAACTTTACCGGTAGCGACCATTTCCCAAGCGGAACAGCAAGACCGTTTTTTAGGGAGAGGGGAACTAACAGAACTGGAAAGCTATTTTGCATCCGGTGCAAAGCGCCTAGAAATTGCACAAGTTCTGACTGAAAACTCAGAGACCATTGTTTCTCGTGCAGCTAACCGCATCTTTGTTGGTGGTTCACCCATGGCATTCTTAGAAAAACCCCAAGAACCAGAAATGGCTCTGGTGGGTGGTAGTACCATGAATGTGCAAGAGGGTATGAAACTGGGAACCATCACCTATGTAGAAAGTCGGGGAGGATTCTTCGAGAGCTTGCGTTCCATTTTCAATACTTCTGCAGGTGGTCCCACACCTCCTGGGTTTAGACCGATTAATATTGCCCGTTATGGTCCTAGTAACATGTCCAAGAGCTTAAGGGACTTGTCCTGGTTCTTGCGCTATGCTACTTATGCCATTGTTGCAGGAGACCCAAACATCATTTCTGTTAATACCAGAGGACTCAGGGAAATCATTGAAAATGCTTGTTCTGGTGAAGCTACTATTGTTGCTTTACAGGAAATCAAGGTTGCTTCTTTGTCTTTCTTCCGTAAAGATCCAGTAGCTACAGAAATTGTCACTCAGTACATGGATGTTCTGCTGACTGAGTTCCAAGCACCAACCCCTTCCACAAAGGTTCGTCAACGTCCATCCGCAGATCAACAGGGTTTACAATTACCACAAATTTATTTTAACGCTGCCGAGCGTCGTCCTAAATATGTGATGAAACCTGGTTTGTCTGCTACTGAGAAGACAGAAGTGGTTAAGGCTGCTTATCGTCAGATCTTTGAGCGCGATATTACCCGTGCTTATAGTTTATCCATCTCCGACTTGGAATCGAAGGTGAAAAATGGCTCCATCTCCATGAAGGAGTTTGTGCGTCGTTTAGCTAAATCTCCCCTTTACCAAAAACAGTTTTACCAACCTTTTATTAATAGCCGAGTTATTGAACTGGCTTTCCGTCACATTTTAGGACGTGGACCTAGTAGTCGGGAGGAAGTGCAAAAATACTTTGCAATTATTTCCAATGGTGGTTTACCCGCTTTAGTAGATACCTTGGTGGATTCCAGAGAGTATAGCGATTATTTTGGGGAAGAAACCGTACCCTATATTCGCGGGTTGGGACAAGAAGCTCAAGAGTGTCGTAACTGGGGACCACAACAGGATCTGTTTAAATACAGTGCACCTTTCCGAAAAGTTCCCCAATTTATTACCACTTTTGCCGCTTATGAACAGCCATTGCCAGACCAACACCCTTATGGTTCGGGTAATGACCCTCTAGAAATTCAATTCGGCGCTATCTTCCCCAAAGAAACTCGTAACCCCAGCAGCAGTCCTGCACCTTTTGGTAAGGACACTCGTCGCATCCTCATTCACCAAGGACCAGGTATTAATAACCAATTGAGCAATCCTAAAGCTAGGGGTCTGGCCCCCAGTTCCTTGGGTGCAAAAGTGTTCAAGTTAGATCAGTTACCTGGAACTATTGGTAAAAAATCTGCCAAGGGTGCTAGTGTTAAATTCTCGGAAAGTTCTACCCAAGCTGTAATTAAAGCCTGTTACTTACAAGTATTTGGTCGCGATGTTTACGAGGGGCAAAGACTTAAAGTAGCAGAAATTAAACTGGAAAACGGTGAAATTACTGTTAGAGAGTTTATCAGAATCTTAGCCAAGTCCGATTTATTCCGGAAGATGTACTGGACTTCCTTATATGTTTGTAAGGCAATCGAGTACATTCATAGACGATTACTTGGTCGTCCTACCTATGGTCGTGAAGAAAACAACAAGTATTTTGATATTGCCTCTAAGAAGGGCTTTTATGCTGTTGTGGATGCTATTCTTGACACTGTAGAGTATAGCGAGTCCTTTGGTGAAGATACTGTCCCCTATGAACGTTATTTGACTCCCGCTGGTCTTTCCCTCCGTCAACTGCGAGTTGGTACTATCCGCGAGGACATCAACAAGGTGGAGAAGGAAGAAACTCCTCGCTTCGTGGAATTGGGTGCAGTTAAGGAATTACGGACCCAACCTAGTGTGGATTTCCGCATTAACCAAGGTGTAAGCAAACAGCGTGAACAAACTAAAGTGTTCAAACTAATTGCTACGGATAAACTAGCAGTTCAAACCCTGATTGGAGCTGCTTACCGTCAGGTATTTGAGCGGGATATTCCACCCTACATTATCCAAAATGAGTTTACCGATTTAGAAAGTAAGTTGGGTAATGGGGAAATCACTGTTAGGGAATTTATTCAGTCTTTGGGTGGTTCTGGTCTTTACATTAAGGAATTTTACACACCCTATCCCAATACTAAGGTAATTGAGCTGGGTACTAAGCATTTCCTTGGTCGCGCACCCCTAGATCAGGCAGAAATCCGTAAGTATAATCAAATATTGGCTACTCAAGGCATTAAAGCCTTTATCAATGCCATGGTAAATACTGCGGAATATGCTGAATCCTTTGGTGAAGATACTGTCCCCTACCGTCGCTTCCCCACCCTACCTGCTGCTAACTTCCCCAATACCGAAAAACTCTACAACCAGCTCACTAAACAAAATGATGATTTGGTTGTGCCTAGCTTTGAAACCCTACAACCTCGGATTAAGTCGGAAAATACCCCACTTCTGGGCAATGCGATCGCAGATTTAGCCATTAAAGCTAAACAAATGGACAAATCTAAACCATTGTTCATTGAACTGGGTCGTTCCTTTAACGATGGTCGTGGTCAATCAGTAGAAGTTGGTGTAGGCACAAGTCGCCGCAAACCGGCTCGTATCTACCGCATGACCGTAGGTACAAACAAACCTGAGATCAACCAGGTAATCAATGCCATTTACGTTCAGGTAATGGATGTATTTAGTGGGCAAATTCCCGACTATATCAGACGCAGTGATTTAGACAGTAGACTGCGTAATGGGGAAATCACCGTGCGTGAATTTGTGATTGAACTAGCCAGTTCGGAGATTTATCGCAAGCGGTTCTACACACCCTATCCCAACACCAAGGTGATTGAATTCTTGTTCCGTCACATTTTAGGGAGAGCCCCTGCAACTCAAGGTGAAATCCGTCAATATAACAAAATATTGGCAGATAGTGGTCTTAGAACAGCTGTAGAAACCATAGTCAACACTGGGGAATACAGTCGTTACTTTGGTGAAGATGTTGTCCCCTATAACCGCTTCCCATCCTTACCTGCTGGTAATTACCTAGGTAGTGTGAAAGCTGAAGCAGATCTAGTTAAACAGTCTTGGTCTAGTCTATCTCCATCCGTTTTAACCGGTCGCGGTACTAACAGATAA
- a CDS encoding mechanosensitive ion channel family protein, with protein MGVLIKTIENLTKKTKTTLDDEFISIIKPALNWLILIGGFWIVKEILAQELGVKLTETIGKSLNLIVIFIIGYIVYRSSSILGQIIANFVLQTETELDELLRPLMPKIFQSAAVVVLAIKISEIFLGQSAGALVGLLGGAGITFGLLLKDIVYDWFCTVIIYSDSLFKEGDWVGVSGLDGFVQVLHIGFRTTTLHVVKWGSIIKMPNSRLIGGVVENWSQNPGEELRWGLNLVLKIDGISARQTARICDSIQQMPKSIAGLSPISTVRFKNIEKNARVIEIMAFVNDDNLYFQAERELNLAILEMLEQEGIDFLYVDLRTEPEKYKLSIDNN; from the coding sequence GTGGGAGTACTGATCAAAACCATAGAAAATCTGACAAAGAAAACAAAAACCACACTGGATGATGAGTTCATTAGTATTATTAAGCCAGCTTTAAACTGGTTAATTTTGATAGGGGGATTTTGGATAGTTAAGGAAATTCTTGCTCAGGAGTTGGGTGTCAAACTGACAGAGACTATTGGCAAGAGTTTAAATCTAATAGTGATCTTCATTATTGGTTATATTGTTTATCGTTCTTCTTCAATTTTGGGGCAAATAATTGCCAACTTTGTGCTGCAAACTGAAACTGAGTTAGATGAGTTGCTCAGACCACTAATGCCCAAGATTTTTCAATCAGCTGCAGTGGTTGTCTTGGCAATCAAGATCAGTGAAATATTTTTAGGTCAATCTGCAGGTGCACTTGTTGGTCTGTTAGGTGGTGCTGGTATTACCTTTGGTTTATTACTTAAAGATATCGTTTATGACTGGTTTTGTACGGTGATTATCTATTCTGATTCTCTGTTTAAAGAAGGTGACTGGGTAGGAGTATCAGGACTGGATGGTTTTGTACAGGTTCTACATATTGGTTTTAGAACTACAACACTGCATGTAGTTAAATGGGGTTCAATTATCAAGATGCCCAATTCTCGGTTGATTGGTGGAGTGGTGGAAAATTGGTCCCAAAATCCAGGGGAAGAATTAAGGTGGGGTCTGAATTTGGTTCTCAAAATAGATGGCATTTCCGCACGACAAACTGCCAGAATCTGTGATAGCATTCAACAAATGCCAAAGTCTATTGCTGGATTATCTCCTATTTCTACAGTCAGGTTCAAAAACATTGAAAAAAACGCCCGTGTAATTGAGATAATGGCATTTGTTAATGATGATAACCTCTATTTTCAGGCCGAGAGGGAATTAAATTTAGCAATCTTGGAAATGTTAGAGCAAGAGGGTATTGATTTCCTCTATGTGGATCTAAGAACTGAGCCGGAAAAATATAAGCTCTCTATTGACAATAATTGA
- the apcA gene encoding allophycocyanin subunit alpha, with amino-acid sequence MSIVTKSIVNADAEARYLSPGELDRIKSFVSGGAARLRIAQVLTDNRERIVKQAGDQLFQKRPDVVSPGGNAYGQEMTATCLRDLDYYLRLVTYGIVSGDVTPIEEIGIVGVREMYKSLGTPIEAVAGGVAAMKSVAATLLSAEDSAEAGAYFDYVVGAMS; translated from the coding sequence ATGAGTATCGTCACGAAGTCCATCGTGAATGCTGATGCAGAAGCTCGCTACCTCAGCCCTGGTGAGTTAGATCGGATTAAGAGCTTTGTTTCTGGTGGTGCAGCACGTCTTCGTATTGCCCAAGTATTGACTGACAACCGCGAGCGCATCGTTAAGCAAGCTGGCGACCAATTGTTCCAAAAGCGTCCTGATGTTGTTTCTCCTGGTGGTAACGCTTACGGTCAAGAAATGACAGCTACCTGTCTTCGTGACCTAGACTATTACTTGCGTCTTGTAACCTACGGAATCGTTTCTGGAGATGTTACCCCCATCGAAGAAATCGGTATCGTTGGTGTACGTGAAATGTACAAGTCTTTGGGTACTCCCATTGAAGCTGTAGCTGGTGGCGTTGCTGCAATGAAATCCGTTGCTGCTACCCTGTTATCCGCTGAAGACTCAGCTGAAGCAGGTGCTTACTTCGACTACGTTGTTGGTGCAATGTCATAG
- a CDS encoding mechanosensitive ion channel family protein — protein sequence MNQLIIVNTSIILVEILAIAIFFLISRWLLTKFCHFLVQIPLFEGKTTKIRLIRRNVTALLLLTCLVVSLGIIGVNSFLIYQGENLKEYTINLIHLIPSGFWLGLGVGITQSLGLIIAAAFVIKLLNYWLKIGVKKVKSLDQNTADDESVDAFFTTLNRRITLGVWLWIVVVCTQFLKLPSIVTEYLYIGLRIYLSIAIGLLILKAVAAVVDILDVLSVRYSSPDNLLRFYERLRHLVPFLKRCLEFVVYVSTATLVVQQVQLIANLANFGVKIIKIIAIIFISRVVFEIIYLLLEEFLFTQQDLTDTQRSRRLTMIPLFRSLLQYLIYFGVAVSILYTLEINPTPILAGAGIIGIAVGLGAQTLINDIVCGFFILFENYYLVGDYIQAGKAEDKTVEGIVEAIELRTTRIRNTNGQLHIIRNGDIGSITNYSKQYIFATVDVSVPANCNLSSVCQVIEEIGKKLKIDQLDVLESTFVEGVESLSESHLLLRTLTKVKPGKHLHIQRVLRQLYIDNFQDLGILLPPNITKVED from the coding sequence ATGAACCAACTAATTATTGTTAACACCTCAATTATCCTGGTTGAGATACTGGCGATCGCAATTTTTTTCTTGATATCAAGGTGGTTACTAACCAAATTTTGCCACTTCCTGGTTCAAATACCCTTATTTGAGGGGAAAACCACCAAAATTAGACTAATTCGTCGCAATGTTACTGCTTTACTGTTGCTTACTTGCTTAGTAGTAAGTCTTGGAATTATTGGTGTCAACAGTTTCTTAATCTATCAGGGCGAAAACCTAAAAGAATATACCATAAACTTGATCCACCTTATTCCATCAGGATTTTGGTTAGGTTTGGGAGTTGGCATTACCCAGAGTCTAGGGTTAATAATTGCAGCAGCTTTTGTGATCAAATTACTTAATTATTGGTTGAAGATAGGCGTTAAAAAAGTTAAAAGTTTAGATCAAAATACAGCTGACGATGAAAGCGTAGATGCTTTTTTTACCACTCTTAACCGCAGAATAACCCTGGGAGTTTGGTTATGGATAGTGGTTGTTTGTACCCAATTCCTGAAACTACCATCAATAGTTACAGAATACCTTTATATAGGACTAAGAATTTATCTAAGCATTGCTATTGGGTTACTTATACTCAAAGCAGTAGCAGCAGTTGTTGATATTTTGGATGTTCTTAGCGTTAGATACTCTAGTCCAGATAATTTATTGAGGTTTTATGAACGACTACGACACTTAGTTCCTTTTTTGAAACGGTGTTTGGAATTTGTAGTTTACGTATCTACCGCCACATTAGTTGTTCAGCAAGTACAATTAATAGCTAATTTGGCAAATTTTGGCGTAAAAATTATCAAAATTATTGCCATCATCTTTATCAGTCGAGTTGTTTTCGAGATAATTTACCTACTGCTAGAAGAGTTTCTGTTTACCCAACAGGACTTAACTGACACACAAAGAAGTAGACGATTAACTATGATTCCCTTGTTTCGTAGTTTGTTGCAGTATTTAATTTACTTTGGGGTTGCAGTTTCCATTCTTTATACTTTAGAGATTAATCCCACCCCCATTCTTGCAGGGGCGGGAATTATCGGTATTGCTGTAGGATTGGGAGCACAAACCCTAATTAATGATATAGTTTGTGGTTTTTTCATTCTGTTTGAAAACTATTATTTGGTCGGTGATTATATTCAAGCGGGAAAAGCAGAAGACAAAACTGTTGAAGGTATTGTTGAAGCTATTGAACTGAGAACTACTCGTATTAGAAACACTAATGGGCAATTGCACATAATTCGTAATGGGGATATTGGATCTATTACCAACTATTCTAAACAATATATATTTGCTACGGTAGATGTTAGTGTACCTGCCAACTGCAATTTGTCGAGCGTATGTCAGGTGATTGAAGAAATAGGAAAAAAGCTAAAAATTGATCAGTTAGATGTGCTGGAGTCAACGTTTGTAGAAGGTGTAGAAAGTTTAAGTGAGTCCCACTTATTGTTACGAACCTTGACAAAAGTTAAACCGGGAAAACATCTTCACATTCAGCGTGTTTTGCGTCAACTTTACATAGACAATTTTCAGGATCTAGGGATTTTACTTCCTCCTAATATTACAAAAGTTGAGGATTAA
- the apcB gene encoding allophycocyanin subunit beta, producing the protein MQDAITSVINSSDVQGKYLDTAALEKLKGYFATGELRVRAATTISANAAAIVKEAVAKSLLYSDITRPGGNMYTTRRYAACIRDLDYYLRYSTYAMLAGDASILDERVLNGLKETYNSLGVPAGATVQAIQAMKEVTASLVGADAGKEMGVYFDYISSGLS; encoded by the coding sequence ATGCAAGACGCTATTACCTCTGTAATTAATTCTTCTGACGTTCAAGGTAAATACCTGGACACCGCTGCTCTAGAAAAGCTGAAAGGCTACTTTGCCACTGGTGAACTGCGCGTCCGTGCAGCTACCACCATCAGTGCTAATGCTGCTGCGATCGTAAAAGAAGCTGTAGCTAAGTCCCTGTTGTACTCGGATATTACCCGTCCCGGTGGTAACATGTACACCACTCGCCGCTACGCAGCTTGTATCCGCGATTTGGATTACTACTTGCGTTATTCTACATACGCCATGTTAGCTGGAGATGCTTCCATCTTAGATGAGCGTGTATTAAACGGTTTGAAAGAAACCTACAACTCCTTGGGTGTACCCGCTGGTGCTACAGTTCAAGCTATCCAAGCCATGAAGGAAGTAACTGCTAGCTTAGTTGGTGCTGATGCTGGTAAGGAAATGGGAGTTTACTTCGACTATATTTCCTCTGGTTTGAGCTAA
- a CDS encoding phycobilisome linker polypeptide: MARLFKVTACVPSLTRTRTQRELQNTYFTKLVPYENWFREQQRIQKMGGKIVKVELATGRQGTNTGLA; encoded by the coding sequence ATGGCTCGTTTATTTAAAGTGACCGCTTGCGTTCCCAGCTTAACCCGCACCCGCACCCAAAGGGAATTACAGAATACTTATTTTACCAAGTTGGTTCCCTACGAAAACTGGTTCCGCGAGCAGCAACGAATTCAGAAAATGGGTGGTAAAATTGTTAAGGTAGAATTAGCAACTGGTAGGCAAGGTACTAATACTGGTTTGGCATGA
- the egtD gene encoding L-histidine N(alpha)-methyltransferase yields MLLAPVTVLEQQYQHLHDDGQDVIQGLLGNPKTLSPKYFYDDRGSLLFEEICDLPEYYPTRTEASILQQYAGEIAELTNCCELIELGSGSSTKTQLLLDAYQKISHTCRYLPVDVSGGILKTSVLQLKDKYPQIDIHGLLGTYEQALFHLESNYLQSRLLFFLGSSLGNFSQQECDRFLTQVSTTLKTGDFLLLGVDLHKDKGILEPAYNDAQGVTAAFNLNMLTHLNWRFNGNFDTNLFKHQATYNLKERQIEMRLHCQESHWLNLASLDLQVFFEAGESILTEISRKFDLLQMSQQLESKGLKTVRTWKDDNGWFGLILCQKSL; encoded by the coding sequence ATGCTTTTAGCACCCGTAACAGTTTTAGAACAACAATATCAACACTTGCATGATGATGGTCAGGATGTAATTCAGGGATTACTTGGAAATCCCAAAACCTTGTCCCCTAAGTATTTTTATGATGATCGGGGTTCCCTATTATTTGAGGAAATTTGTGATTTGCCAGAATATTATCCTACTCGTACAGAAGCTTCAATTTTGCAACAATATGCTGGGGAAATTGCCGAACTAACTAATTGTTGTGAGTTGATAGAATTGGGTAGTGGTAGTTCTACTAAAACTCAACTTTTACTGGATGCTTATCAGAAAATATCCCATACTTGTAGATACCTACCAGTTGATGTGAGTGGAGGTATTCTCAAAACTAGCGTTCTGCAATTGAAGGATAAATATCCTCAAATTGATATTCATGGGTTGCTGGGAACCTATGAACAGGCATTATTTCATTTAGAGTCCAATTATTTACAATCTCGTTTGTTGTTTTTCCTGGGTAGTTCCCTAGGCAATTTTAGTCAACAGGAATGTGATAGATTCCTCACCCAAGTTTCCACAACTTTAAAAACCGGTGATTTCCTTTTGCTGGGGGTTGATTTACACAAAGACAAAGGGATTTTAGAACCAGCTTATAATGATGCTCAAGGTGTAACTGCTGCGTTTAACTTGAACATGCTTACCCATTTAAATTGGCGATTTAATGGAAACTTTGACACAAACTTGTTTAAGCACCAAGCAACATATAATTTGAAAGAAAGGCAAATTGAAATGCGACTCCATTGTCAAGAAAGTCATTGGCTGAATTTAGCATCTTTGGATTTACAGGTTTTCTTTGAAGCAGGTGAGTCTATACTAACAGAAATTTCCCGCAAATTTGATTTACTCCAAATGTCCCAGCAACTGGAAAGCAAAGGATTAAAAACAGTGAGAACTTGGAAGGATGACAATGGGTGGTTTGGATTAATTCTTTGTCAAAAATCTTTGTAA